In the [Clostridium] colinum genome, one interval contains:
- a CDS encoding FecCD family ABC transporter permease, with translation MKNLNYIDYGYLKRKRKTTIITIFLILLIISLGLVILISGKEKYSILTVIKVLMGQQIDGANFAILIIRLPRMLSGFLVGMSLAIAGNTFQTILRNSLASPDVIGISTSSSSAAVFCILILNYSGVIVSVIATIFGVIVAILIYIISKGNIFSNNRLILIGIGVQTMLNALISYMLVSANEYDISEALRWLSGSLNGVQMKSILSLFIITIIFTSVILILENYLKIIELGEELSITLGVKTNLVRVVLIISAVFLIAFSTSITGPISFVAFLSGPIAKNLVGTGSKNIFISGLVGAILVLLSDLVGQFVFNTRYPVGVMTGIIGAPYLLILLIKLNKKGSV, from the coding sequence ATGAAAAATTTAAATTATATTGATTATGGATATTTAAAAAGGAAGAGAAAAACAACAATTATAACAATATTTTTAATACTATTAATAATAAGTTTAGGACTTGTTATATTAATAAGTGGCAAGGAAAAATATTCTATTTTAACGGTAATAAAAGTTTTAATGGGACAACAAATAGATGGGGCCAATTTTGCTATATTAATAATAAGATTACCTAGAATGTTATCAGGGTTTTTAGTTGGTATGTCACTTGCTATTGCTGGAAATACATTTCAAACAATCTTAAGAAATTCTTTGGCTAGTCCAGATGTTATAGGAATTAGTACAAGTTCTAGTTCAGCAGCTGTATTTTGTATTTTAATATTAAACTATTCAGGAGTTATCGTATCCGTTATAGCTACTATTTTTGGAGTAATTGTAGCTATATTAATTTATATTATTTCAAAAGGAAATATTTTTTCTAATAATAGACTTATATTAATAGGTATTGGCGTTCAAACTATGTTAAATGCATTAATTTCTTATATGTTGGTAAGTGCTAATGAATATGATATTTCAGAGGCGTTAAGATGGCTTAGTGGTAGCTTAAATGGTGTACAAATGAAAAGTATACTAAGTTTATTTATTATAACAATTATTTTTACTTCTGTAATACTAATTTTAGAAAATTATCTAAAAATTATAGAATTGGGTGAAGAGTTGTCTATTACTCTAGGAGTAAAAACTAATTTAGTAAGAGTAGTATTAATAATAAGTGCAGTTTTTCTTATAGCATTTTCTACATCTATTACAGGCCCAATATCTTTTGTAGCATTTTTGTCTGGACCAATAGCTAAAAATTTAGTAGGAACAGGGTCTAAAAATATATTTATATCTGGTTTAGTAGGAGCTATTTTAGTTTTATTATCTGATTTAGTAGGACAATTTGTTTTTAATACAAGATATCCAGTTGGTGTTATGACAGGTATTATAGGTGCTCCATATCTTTTAATATTATTAATTAAATTAAATAAAAAGGGTAGTGTATAA
- a CDS encoding ABC transporter ATP-binding protein: MDNKQILKGNNLVLSYDNREIIHSVDITIPPNKISVIIGSNGCGKSTLLKSFARLLKPKSGTITINDKQLEDFNTKQLAQILGLLPQSPIAPEGISVFDLVSRGRFPYRKFLKGISSQDRKAVENALKIVNIEKLANRNVDELSGGQRQRVWIAMALAQQTDILLLDEPTTYLDISYQIEILDLLTDINRKNKTTIVMVLHDINLSARYADYIFAINKGNLVCHGTPSKVISENLMKQVFNLDCVVIQDPISKTPMIVPKGRHHIKN; this comes from the coding sequence ATGGATAATAAACAAATATTAAAAGGAAATAATTTAGTTTTAAGCTATGATAATAGAGAAATAATTCATAGTGTGGATATAACTATACCACCTAATAAAATAAGCGTAATAATAGGATCCAATGGTTGTGGAAAATCCACACTGTTAAAAAGTTTTGCGAGATTATTAAAACCAAAGTCTGGAACAATTACTATAAATGATAAACAACTTGAAGATTTTAATACAAAACAATTAGCACAAATTTTAGGGCTTTTACCACAATCTCCAATTGCACCTGAGGGAATAAGTGTATTTGATTTAGTATCTAGAGGAAGATTTCCTTATCGAAAATTTTTAAAAGGAATTTCTAGCCAAGATAGAAAGGCAGTAGAAAATGCACTTAAAATTGTTAATATTGAAAAATTGGCTAATAGAAATGTAGATGAATTATCTGGTGGACAAAGGCAAAGAGTTTGGATAGCTATGGCATTGGCACAACAAACAGATATATTATTATTAGATGAACCAACAACTTATTTAGATATATCATATCAAATTGAAATTTTAGACTTATTAACAGATATAAATAGAAAAAATAAAACTACTATTGTTATGGTATTACATGATATAAATTTATCGGCAAGATATGCAGATTATATTTTTGCGATAAATAAAGGTAATCTTGTATGTCATGGTACACCTTCTAAGGTTATATCGGAAAATTTAATGAAACAAGTATTTAATTTGGACTGTGTTGTTATTCAAGACCCTATTTCAAAAACACCTATGATTGTACCAAAAGGAAGACATCATATAAAAAATTAA
- a CDS encoding XTP/dITP diphosphatase yields MNEIIFATKNKGKIKEIQSILGNYFSVKSMEEIGLNIDIVEDGKTFEENALKKAIEIMKLTNKMVLADDSGLEIDYLNGEPGVYSARYLGENTPYEIKNKKILEMLDGVEEEKRGARFVSVIALAIPNEKPITTKGTIEGIIGYEIKGENGFGYDPIFWLVDFKKTLAQLSIEEKNKISHRGKALYEMKKILEKMV; encoded by the coding sequence ATGAATGAAATTATTTTTGCTACTAAGAATAAAGGTAAAATAAAAGAAATACAATCAATTTTAGGAAATTATTTCAGTGTAAAGTCTATGGAAGAAATAGGATTAAATATAGATATTGTAGAAGATGGAAAAACTTTTGAAGAAAATGCCCTAAAAAAGGCTATTGAAATAATGAAATTAACTAATAAAATGGTTTTAGCAGATGATTCTGGATTAGAAATAGATTATTTAAATGGTGAACCTGGCGTATATTCAGCTAGATATTTAGGAGAAAATACACCATATGAAATAAAAAATAAAAAAATATTAGAAATGTTAGATGGTGTAGAAGAAGAAAAAAGAGGAGCTAGGTTTGTGAGTGTTATTGCGTTAGCAATACCAAATGAAAAGCCTATTACAACAAAAGGTACAATAGAAGGTATTATAGGGTATGAAATTAAAGGTGAAAATGGTTTTGGATATGACCCTATATTTTGGTTAGTAGACTTTAAAAAAACATTAGCTCAACTGTCTATTGAAGAAAAAAATAAAATAAGTCATCGTGGAAAAGCATTATATGAAATGAAAAAAATATTAGAAAAAATGGTGTAA
- a CDS encoding metallophosphoesterase family protein: protein MKALIFSDSHSNIKNMKTAIKMFEDEVEIIIHLGDYVEDIEKVKKIYKNKTFIQVAGNNDFTDIPNEKVVYINGHKVFLTHGHEYNVYFGIDKLYYRLQELNSKICLYGHTHKPLVFAEDNFLILNPGSISFPRGGSICSFILMEFLDNLNYKFYTIYGNDIKEVQQ, encoded by the coding sequence ATGAAAGCATTAATATTTAGTGATAGTCATTCAAACATAAAAAATATGAAAACAGCTATAAAAATGTTTGAAGACGAAGTGGAAATAATAATACATTTAGGAGATTATGTAGAAGACATAGAAAAAGTAAAAAAAATTTATAAAAATAAAACATTTATACAGGTAGCAGGAAATAATGATTTTACGGATATACCTAATGAAAAAGTAGTGTATATTAATGGTCATAAAGTTTTTCTAACACATGGGCATGAATATAATGTTTATTTTGGTATAGATAAGCTTTATTATAGATTACAAGAGTTAAATTCTAAAATATGTTTATATGGTCATACACATAAGCCTCTAGTTTTTGCAGAAGATAATTTTTTAATATTAAATCCAGGTAGTATATCATTTCCAAGAGGTGGAAGTATTTGCTCATTTATTTTAATGGAATTTTTAGATAATTTAAATTATAAATTTTATACTATATATGGAAATGATATAAAAGAAGTACAACAATAA
- a CDS encoding Tex family protein, translating to MNVIEILQQEFNIKKSYLENIINLIDDGNTIPFIARYRKEMTGALDDQVLREIFDRLNYIRNLEEKKENIKKLIDEQQLLTEEIILAIDNAKTITEVDDIYRPFRPKRRTRATIAKELGLEDLSNIILEQNECDNIEEIATNFVNENVKTIEEAINGAKDIIAEIISDNAEYRAIIRKEYFKKGIIVTKATKDEPSVYDMYYDFSEPVNKIAEHRILAINRGEKEGFLNVKIEEPFEDIIKILQSKILKNNSKYIIETIEDSYKRLVAPSIEREVRNYLTEKSEEGAIKVFGKNLKQLLMQPPIKDKVVLAIDPGFRTGCKIAIIDGIGKVLKTGVIYVTTGSESKIDEAKKLLTQYIKKFGVEIIAIGNGTASRESELFVVDLIKEIDSPLSYIIVNEAGASVYSASKLGADEFPDYDVALRSAISIGRRLQDSLAELVKIEPKSIGVGQYQHDINQNRLSKMLEGVVESCVNNVGVDLNTASASLLSYISGISSTVAKNIIKYREENGKFKNRKELLKVSKLGPKAFLQCAGFLRITDGDEILDNTSVHPESYQIANILIEKLDIDINKKSNKINGNIDISKLSKELNVGEPTLIDIIKEIEKPGRDPRQEMPMPILRCDVLTMEDLQEGMILKGTVRNVIDFGAFVDIGVHQDGLVHISEMTDKFIKHPLEVVSVSDIVDVKVLLVDTNKNRISLTMKI from the coding sequence ATGAACGTAATAGAAATTTTACAACAAGAATTTAATATAAAAAAATCTTATTTAGAAAATATAATAAATTTAATAGATGATGGTAATACAATTCCTTTTATAGCTAGATATAGAAAAGAAATGACAGGAGCTTTAGATGACCAAGTTTTAAGAGAAATCTTTGATAGACTAAATTATATTAGAAATTTAGAAGAAAAGAAAGAAAATATTAAAAAGCTTATAGATGAGCAACAACTTTTAACAGAAGAAATAATATTAGCAATAGATAATGCTAAAACAATAACAGAAGTTGATGATATATACAGACCATTTAGACCAAAAAGAAGAACAAGAGCAACAATAGCTAAAGAACTGGGTTTAGAAGATTTATCTAATATTATATTAGAACAAAATGAATGTGATAATATAGAAGAAATAGCTACAAATTTTGTTAATGAAAATGTAAAAACAATAGAAGAGGCTATTAATGGTGCGAAAGATATTATAGCGGAAATTATATCGGATAATGCAGAATATAGAGCAATAATAAGAAAAGAGTATTTTAAAAAAGGTATTATTGTTACAAAAGCTACTAAAGATGAACCATCGGTTTATGATATGTATTATGATTTTTCTGAACCAGTTAATAAAATAGCAGAGCATAGAATTTTAGCTATCAATAGAGGAGAAAAAGAAGGATTTTTAAATGTAAAAATAGAGGAGCCTTTTGAAGATATTATAAAAATATTACAATCTAAAATATTGAAAAATAATAGTAAATACATAATAGAAACAATAGAAGATAGCTATAAAAGACTTGTAGCTCCATCAATAGAAAGAGAAGTAAGAAATTATTTGACTGAAAAGTCTGAAGAAGGAGCTATTAAAGTATTTGGTAAAAATTTAAAACAATTATTAATGCAACCACCAATAAAAGATAAAGTTGTTTTGGCTATAGACCCAGGGTTTAGAACAGGTTGTAAAATAGCTATTATAGACGGTATAGGTAAAGTTTTAAAAACTGGTGTTATATATGTTACAACAGGGTCTGAAAGTAAAATAGATGAAGCTAAAAAATTATTAACTCAATATATAAAAAAATTTGGAGTTGAAATTATAGCTATTGGAAATGGAACCGCATCTAGAGAAAGCGAGTTATTTGTGGTAGATTTAATAAAAGAAATAGATAGTCCTTTATCTTATATTATAGTAAATGAAGCAGGTGCTTCTGTATATTCTGCTTCAAAATTAGGTGCAGATGAATTTCCAGATTATGACGTTGCACTTAGAAGTGCTATTAGTATTGGAAGAAGACTTCAAGACTCACTGGCTGAACTTGTAAAAATAGAACCTAAAAGTATAGGTGTAGGCCAATATCAACACGATATAAATCAAAATAGATTATCAAAAATGTTAGAAGGTGTTGTAGAAAGTTGCGTTAATAATGTTGGTGTAGATTTAAATACAGCTTCGGCTTCATTGCTATCTTATATATCTGGTATATCATCTACTGTTGCTAAAAATATTATTAAATATAGAGAAGAAAATGGAAAATTTAAAAATAGAAAAGAGCTTTTAAAGGTAAGTAAATTAGGTCCTAAAGCTTTTTTACAGTGTGCTGGATTTTTAAGGATAACAGATGGAGATGAAATACTTGATAATACTTCTGTTCATCCAGAAAGTTACCAAATTGCAAACATACTTATTGAAAAGTTAGATATAGATATAAATAAAAAAAGTAATAAAATAAATGGAAATATAGATATATCAAAATTATCTAAAGAACTTAATGTAGGAGAGCCAACATTAATAGATATTATAAAAGAGATAGAAAAACCAGGAAGAGACCCAAGACAAGAAATGCCTATGCCTATTCTTAGATGTGATGTTTTAACTATGGAAGATTTACAAGAAGGAATGATACTAAAAGGGACTGTTAGAAATGTTATAGATTTTGGGGCATTTGTTGATATTGGTGTTCATCAAGATGGACTTGTACATATATCTGAAATGACAGATAAATTTATTAAACACCCTTTAGAAGTAGTTAGTGTATCTGATATTGTAGATGTTAAAGTTTTATTGGTAGACACTAATAAAAATCGAATTTCTCTTACTATGAAAATTTAA
- the spoIVA gene encoding stage IV sporulation protein A, with the protein MEHFNIYKDIAERTNGDIYIGVVGPVRTGKSTFIKRFMDLLVIPNIEDEHNKERTKDELPQSSAGKTIMTTEPKFIPNNAVCINLENNAKFNVRMIDCVGYVVPGASGYMDENQPRMVSTPWFNEKIPFEEAAEIGTKKVITDHSTIGIVVTTDGTITDIPREDYIIAEEKVIKELKSLSKPFVILLNTEKPYSQATEILKQDLTEKYNSPVIAVNIAQLKQDDINSILEKVLYEFPIKQLNINLPKWIETLDINHWLKQSIVQDTKKILSEINKLHNIKSTISILENNEYIKKAYIDKIELGEGLGNIEIGLNDNLFYNVLSETTNMNINNEYELISTIKLLSQAKKEYDKVKYAIEEVKTKGYGIVTPTLDEMILEKPELIKHGSRYGIKIKATAPSFHLIKADIQTEVAPIVGSEEQSKELSQYLLEQLENEKDKIWDYNIFGKSLSDLVNDGLNTKLYRIPEDTQLKLQETLQKIINENNGGLICILL; encoded by the coding sequence ATGGAACATTTTAATATTTATAAAGACATAGCAGAAAGAACAAATGGAGATATATACATAGGTGTTGTTGGACCAGTTAGAACAGGAAAATCTACTTTTATAAAGAGATTTATGGATTTATTAGTAATACCTAATATAGAAGATGAACATAATAAAGAACGCACAAAAGATGAACTTCCACAAAGCTCAGCTGGTAAAACAATTATGACAACAGAACCTAAGTTTATACCCAATAATGCTGTATGTATAAATTTAGAAAATAATGCTAAATTTAATGTAAGAATGATAGATTGCGTAGGTTATGTAGTACCTGGTGCATCTGGATATATGGATGAAAATCAACCAAGAATGGTATCTACACCTTGGTTTAATGAAAAAATACCATTTGAAGAGGCAGCAGAAATAGGTACAAAAAAAGTAATTACAGATCATTCTACAATTGGAATTGTTGTTACAACAGATGGAACTATTACCGATATACCTAGAGAAGATTATATAATAGCCGAAGAAAAAGTAATTAAAGAATTAAAATCATTATCTAAACCTTTTGTTATATTATTAAATACAGAAAAACCTTATTCACAAGCAACAGAAATTTTAAAACAAGATTTAACAGAAAAATATAATTCACCAGTTATAGCAGTAAACATTGCTCAATTAAAACAAGATGATATTAACTCTATATTAGAAAAAGTTTTATATGAATTTCCAATTAAACAACTAAATATAAATCTTCCAAAATGGATTGAAACATTAGATATAAATCATTGGTTAAAACAAAGTATAGTACAAGATACTAAAAAAATATTATCAGAAATTAATAAATTACATAATATAAAATCTACAATATCTATATTAGAAAATAACGAATATATTAAAAAAGCATACATAGATAAAATAGAATTAGGAGAAGGTTTAGGTAATATAGAAATAGGCCTAAATGATAATCTATTCTATAATGTATTAAGTGAAACTACAAATATGAATATTAACAATGAGTATGAGTTAATATCTACTATAAAACTTTTATCTCAAGCAAAAAAAGAATATGATAAAGTTAAATATGCTATAGAAGAAGTAAAAACAAAAGGTTATGGAATAGTTACACCAACATTAGATGAAATGATATTAGAAAAACCTGAACTTATAAAACACGGTTCAAGATATGGAATAAAAATTAAAGCAACGGCTCCTAGCTTTCATCTTATAAAAGCAGATATTCAAACAGAAGTAGCACCAATTGTTGGTAGCGAAGAACAAAGCAAAGAACTATCTCAATATCTTTTAGAACAGCTTGAAAATGAAAAGGATAAAATTTGGGATTATAATATTTTTGGTAAATCTTTATCCGACTTGGTAAATGATGGACTTAATACAAAACTATACAGAATACCTGAAGATACACAATTAAAATTACAAGAAACATTACAAAAAATAATAAATGAAAATAACGGTGGATTAATTTGTATTTTATTATAA
- the pyk gene encoding pyruvate kinase, protein MRKTKIIATLGPVSNSPEMVKKLIETGMNAVRINFSHGSHESHGETINTVKKVRQELNMPIPLILDTKGPEIRTKLLKEEPVKLEKGNKFILTTDDIEGDATKVSVTYEDFAKDVYVGATVLIDDGLIELKVLEINGNDVVCEIINSGMLGSRKGINLPNVSIKLPALTEKDIDDIKFGIKMGFDYIAASFIRSASDVSQIRKVLEENSGSDIKIISKIENREGVDNIDEILEITDGIMVARGDLGVEIPFEEVPIIQKQLIDKCKAKGKLVVTATQMLESMITNPRPTRAEASDVANAIFDGTDAIMLSGETAKGSFPVEAVNAMVRIATKIESSIDYVEKFYKNYGSKTNNITDAISHATCTTASDLNAPCIIAVTKSGFTVREVSKYRPQSIILGLTPDERVQRQLNLTWGCYPHLVNIDNISSGDLFQNTSNIANEKGFAKKGDVIITVGGTPIGQTGATNTLKAQVL, encoded by the coding sequence ATGAGAAAAACTAAAATTATCGCTACATTAGGTCCTGTTAGTAATTCACCTGAAATGGTAAAAAAACTTATAGAAACTGGTATGAATGCTGTTCGCATAAACTTTTCTCACGGTAGTCACGAATCTCACGGAGAAACTATAAATACAGTAAAAAAAGTTAGACAAGAATTAAATATGCCTATTCCACTTATATTAGATACAAAAGGGCCTGAAATAAGAACAAAACTTCTTAAAGAAGAACCTGTTAAGCTTGAAAAAGGAAACAAATTTATTCTTACTACAGACGACATTGAGGGTGACGCTACAAAAGTTTCTGTTACATATGAAGATTTTGCTAAGGATGTTTATGTTGGCGCTACTGTATTAATTGATGATGGTTTAATTGAACTTAAAGTATTAGAAATAAACGGAAACGATGTTGTTTGTGAAATTATTAATAGTGGTATGTTAGGTTCTAGAAAAGGCATAAACCTTCCTAATGTTTCTATAAAATTACCTGCTCTTACTGAAAAAGATATTGATGATATTAAATTTGGTATAAAAATGGGCTTTGATTATATAGCTGCATCTTTTATACGTTCTGCTTCAGATGTATCACAAATACGTAAAGTTTTAGAAGAAAATAGTGGCTCTGATATCAAAATTATTTCTAAAATAGAAAACCGTGAAGGTGTTGACAATATTGATGAAATTTTAGAAATTACTGATGGTATAATGGTTGCTCGTGGTGACTTAGGGGTAGAAATTCCTTTTGAAGAAGTACCTATTATCCAAAAACAATTAATTGATAAATGTAAAGCAAAAGGTAAATTAGTTGTAACTGCAACTCAAATGTTAGAATCTATGATTACTAACCCTCGTCCAACTAGAGCAGAAGCTAGTGACGTTGCTAATGCTATATTTGATGGTACAGATGCTATTATGTTATCTGGTGAAACTGCAAAAGGTAGTTTCCCTGTTGAAGCTGTTAATGCTATGGTAAGAATTGCAACAAAAATAGAATCTTCTATAGATTATGTAGAAAAATTTTATAAAAATTATGGTTCTAAAACTAATAATATTACAGATGCTATTAGCCACGCAACTTGTACAACTGCTAGCGATTTAAATGCTCCTTGTATCATTGCTGTTACAAAATCTGGATTTACTGTTAGAGAAGTATCTAAATATAGACCACAATCTATTATTTTAGGCTTAACTCCTGATGAAAGAGTTCAAAGACAATTAAATTTAACTTGGGGTTGTTACCCTCATTTAGTAAATATTGATAATATTTCATCTGGTGACTTATTCCAAAATACTTCTAATATTGCTAATGAAAAAGGATTTGCTAAAAAAGGTGATGTAATTATCACTGTTGGAGGTACTCCTATAGGTCAAACTGGTGCAACTAATACTTTAAAAGCACAAGTTTTATAA